The following are from one region of the Aspergillus chevalieri M1 DNA, chromosome 1, nearly complete sequence genome:
- the TFB3 gene encoding TFIIH/NER complex subunit TFB3 (BUSCO:EOG092649XV;~COG:K;~EggNog:ENOG410PJHJ;~InterPro:IPR001841,IPR004575,IPR017907,IPR015877, IPR013083;~PFAM:PF06391,PF17121;~go_component: GO:0005675 - transcription factor TFIIH holo complex [Evidence IEA];~go_function: GO:0061575 - cyclin-dependent protein serine/threonine kinase activator activity [Evidence IEA];~go_process: GO:0006289 - nucleotide-excision repair [Evidence IEA];~go_process: GO:0045737 - positive regulation of cyclin-dependent protein serine/threonine kinase activity [Evidence IEA]): protein MPPQNRILDRGDDDEVCPVCKSSRYLNPDMRFLINPECYHKMCESCVDRIFSGGPANCPVAGCHKTLRKNRFRKQTFEDINVEREVDIRRKVMQILNRREEEFDSKRAWDDFLEQREEIIANLVTGTDVSKTESDLQAYASENVRSIRANQALEAQEATSFQEQQTLEQEQARLRRQAARQEYEDERREILAGREDVISRLASGKPTDAATIAREGQKVLLKKSSARRSEEERIRQKQAALRNSDAKKAEAPVATTERAGDTGLIKGLKKIKTPEPEKPYDPFMGMVPNKRDYYTLRDHYPSGYLDPIRQDTRMQAGGYDVREYYSRTLLEAFAGLGCFVDEEVSKRDASTALGLSRPATEGAAMAAVTSSGLNDENI from the exons ATGCCTCCGCAGAATAGGATACTGGACCGCGGGGACGATGACG AAGTCTGCCCCGTCTGCAAGTCCTCGCGGTATTTGAACCCGGACATGCGATTCCTCATCAATCCAGAATGTTACCATAAGATGTGCGAGTCGTGCGTGGACCGAATATTCTCTGGAGGACCAGCGAACTGTCCGGTTGCAGGGTGTCATAAGACGTTGCGGAAGAATCGATTTCGGAAGCAGACATTCGAAGACATCAACGTGGAAAGGGAGGTTGATATCCGGCGCAAGGTGATGCAAAT TCTCAACCGCCGCGAAGAAGAATTTGACTCGAAACGAGCCTGGGACGACTTCCTTGAACAGCGCGAAGAGATCATCGCAAACCTCGTCACTGGCACGGACGTCTCCAAAACCGAATCCGACCTACAAGCCTACGCATCCGAGAACGTCCGCTCCATCCGCGCGAACCAAGCTCTCGAAGCCCAAGAAGCCACATCATTCCAGGAACAACAGACACTCGAGCAAGAACAAGCACGTCTTCGCCGCCAGGCCGCAAGACAGGAATACGAAGATGAACGGCGCGAGATCCTTGCTGGTCGGGAGGACGTCATCAGTCGTCTTGCGTCTGGGAAGCCTACAGATGCAGCGACAATCGCGCGCGAGGGCCAGAAGGTTCTGCTCAAGAAGTCTTCTGCGCGTCGTAGTGAGGAGGAGCGGATTCGACAGAAACAGGCTGCGTTGCGGAACTCGGATGCTAAGAAGGCTGAAGCTCCAGTGGCTACAACAGAGCGGGCTGGCGATACTGGTTTGATCAAGGGTCTGAAGAAGATCAAGACTCCAGAACCGGAGAAGCCGTACGATCCTTTTATGGGGATGGTGCCAAACAAGCGGGATTACTATACGTTACGGGATCATTACCCATCCGGTTACCTCGATCCTATCAGACAGGATACCCGTATGCAGGCTGGCGGGTACGACGTGCGGGAGTACTACTCGCGTACTTTGCTCGAGGCATTTGCCGGATTGGGTTGCTTTGTCGATGAAGAAGTGTCTAAGCGAGATGCATCGACTGCATTGGGTTTGTCCAGACCAGCTACTGAGGGAGCAGCCATGGCCGCTGTTACCAGTTCTGGGTTGAACGATGAGAATATATGA